In a single window of the Littorina saxatilis isolate snail1 linkage group LG5, US_GU_Lsax_2.0, whole genome shotgun sequence genome:
- the LOC138967484 gene encoding lengsin-like, with amino-acid sequence MADASTIDENKGSQGELNTLDYVFFVIPDINGIPRGQIIPHEFVKEKMENGLYLPFGALFMGPYSEHAEDMDMFLTEKNGTWTADPSTLQVTPWSDHKSRTTGMVLCDLTGEGVAEGADTRQMVKRLLDKLWNDHSLILKSAFEFEFNVFKMDDGTPLGSNHERYLDLRSVQPEMDVLLELHQELQQAGIHITAMAPELGAGQWELNVEPSEGLTSADLAFHVRNAVKVFFRRRRFEATFMTVPQLGPFNNLHFNHSLWTADGQNVMKDDVKDNAISELALRWNAGLLRHARALTALCCPTVNCYRSLEFSDDYSSRADWSVENRDTMTRFKVAKGNVFLESRLGTGPVSSYLLIAAHLVAGMSGLEQEVTSPPPRDPTAQLLPASLDEALHALEKDDVMKEGLGQRFVSNYVTAKRYCEVKPYAELACDSDEEKLQYERRKFITSF; translated from the exons ATGGCAGACGCATCGACGATTGATGAAAATAAGGGATCCCAGGGAGAGCTGAATACATTGGACTATGTCTTCTTTGTCATACCAGACATCAACGGCATCCCAAGAGGACAAATCATTCCTCACGAATTTGTCAAGGAAAAGATGGAGAATGGGTTGTATTTGCCGTTTG GGGCCCTGTTTATGGGACCCTACTCAGAGCATGCCGAAGACATGGACATGTTTTTGACCGAGAAGAACGGTACTTGGACGGCCGATCCCAGCACACTACAAGTAACACCGTGGAGTGACCACAAGTCTCGGACAACAGGCATGGTGCTGTGTGATCTCACAGGGGAGGGAGTGGCCGAAGGGGCAGACACACGGCAGATGGTCAAGCGGCTTTTGGACAAGCTGTGGAATGACCACAGCTTGATTCTCAAGTCCGCTTTTGAGTTTGAGTTCAATGTGTTTAAAATG GATGACGGCACTCCTTTAGGAAGCAATCACGAACGGTACCTGGACCTTCGCAGTGTCCAGCCGGAGATGGACGTCCTGCTAGAACTGCATCAAGAGCTGCAGCAGGCCGGAATCCACATCACGGCCATGGCCCCCGAGCTGGGCGCTGGTCAGTGGGAGCTGAACGTGGAACCGAGTGAAGGACTGACCTCTGCTGACCTCGCCTTTCATGTCAGAAATGCCGTCAAGGTCTTCTTTAGGCGTCGACG TTTCGAGGCGACCTTCATGACGGTGCCGCAGCTTGGCCCGTTTAACAATTTACACTTCAACCACTCGCTGTGGACTGCTGACGGACAAAACGTCATGAAGGATGACGTCAAAGACAACGCCATTTCCGAGTTGGCGTTACGTTGGAACGCTGGCCTGCTACGTCACGCGCGTGCCCTGACAGCACTGTGTTGCCCCACTGTCAACTGTTACCGCAGCTTGGAGTTCAGCGACGACTATTCATCACGTGCTGATTGGTCGGTGGAGAATCGTGACACTATGACAAGGTTCAAG GTTGCTAAGGGCAACGTATTCTTGGAGAGCAGATTGGGAACGGGTCCAGTCAGTTCGTACCTTCTGATCGCGGCCCATCTTGTCGCAGGCATGTCTGGCCTTGAACAGGAAGTGACGTCACCACCCCCACGGGACCCTACTGCGCAACTGCTTCCTGCTTCACTCGACGAAGCCTTGCACGCACTGGAAAAggatgacgtcatgaaagaagGTCTCGGTCAAAGATTTGTGTCAAATTACGTCACAGCGAAACGTTATTGCGAAGTAAAGCCGTACGCAGAGCTGGCTTGCGATTCTGATGAAGAAAAGCTTCAATATGAACGACGAAAATTCATCACGTCTTTCTAG